In the Bacillus sp. HSf4 genome, AAAGAAGTCGGAGCTGACCGTATCGTTAATGCAGTGGCGGCGATTCATCTTTACGGAAGTCCGCTGATTGTCGTTGATTTTGGAACCGCTACAACATACTGTTATATCAACGAACGCAAAGAATACATGGGCGGAGCGATCGCGCCGGGCATCACGATCTCGACAGAAGCCCTTTACTCAAGAGCTGCAAAGCTTCCTAGAATTGAAATCGCAAGGCCGGACAACATTGTCGGTAAAAGCACGGTCAGCGCCATGCAATCCGGCATTCTTTACGGGTATGTCGGACAAGTTGAAGGCATTGTCAAACGGATGAAATGGCAGTCGAAACAAAATCCGAAAGTCATTGCGACAGGCGGTCTGGCTTCTTTGATTGCGGATGAGTCCGATTGTATAGATGTTGTCGATCCGTTTCTCACATTAAAGGGACTTGAGCTGATATACGAGCGGAATCGCGTTGAAAGTGTATAGGAGGATGACGATGGACTATTTAGTAAAAGCGATTGCATATGACGGCAAAGTCAGGGCATATGCAGCAAGAACGACAGAAACGATTCATGAAGCACAAAGACGCCACAATACCTGGCCGACCGCTTCCGCCGCTTTAGGAAGAACGATGACGGCGGCCGTGATGCTGGGCGCTATGCTGAAAGGCGAAGACAAGCTGACCGTTAAAATTGAAGGCGGCGGACCGATCGGGGCTATTGTCGCCGATGGAAATGCAAAGGGAGACGTTCGGGGCTATGTGTCCAACCCTCATGTCCATTTTGATTTAAATGAGCATGGAA is a window encoding:
- a CDS encoding type III pantothenate kinase, whose translation is MLLVIDVGNTNTVLGIYHDGELEYHWRIETSRHKTEDEFGMLLRSLFDYVGLMFDQIEGIIISSVVPPIMFSLERMCTKYFQIEPQIVGPGMKTGLNIKYDNPKEVGADRIVNAVAAIHLYGSPLIVVDFGTATTYCYINERKEYMGGAIAPGITISTEALYSRAAKLPRIEIARPDNIVGKSTVSAMQSGILYGYVGQVEGIVKRMKWQSKQNPKVIATGGLASLIADESDCIDVVDPFLTLKGLELIYERNRVESV